Proteins encoded together in one Thermomonospora curvata DSM 43183 window:
- the mycP gene encoding type VII secretion-associated serine protease mycosin, whose protein sequence is MKARRVAWGAIALVAVQLLTCPAALAAPSPDPSQRSTPKPGGTPEPKPSKKKSPSPQPPPQRETKQECEIKTGIPAGQLQEEPWAQKRLGFTAVWELTTGKGVTVAVVDSGVDASHPQLKGRVRTIDVTGTGTRDCLGHGTQAAGIIAARDMRRRQVPFLGVAPGVRLLSIKAAVQQSGNDPGWTAKAIREAADRGAKVINVSSQSPDYPSLREAVKYAQRKDAVIVAAAGNIQDEQRGTQTPAYPAAYPGVVAVGAVGESATLSSFSNTETPVTVVAPGEKIVSTWPGGGYNIDQGTSFATPFVSGVAALVRSYHPKLSYKQVKRRLEVTADGGSANGTGGGMVNPLQAVTAVLDGEEEGEEAPSPQALPVYIPRPEPEDRFGRTLALSLTGGALALAASAVAAGIIIPAGRRRNWRPSRRQPSTEGPTG, encoded by the coding sequence GTGAAGGCTCGGCGAGTGGCCTGGGGGGCGATTGCACTCGTGGCCGTGCAGCTCCTGACCTGCCCGGCGGCTCTGGCCGCCCCTTCTCCGGACCCCTCCCAGCGCAGTACGCCCAAGCCCGGCGGGACACCCGAACCGAAACCGTCCAAGAAGAAAAGCCCCTCTCCGCAGCCGCCGCCGCAGCGCGAGACCAAGCAGGAATGCGAGATCAAAACCGGGATTCCGGCCGGTCAGCTCCAAGAGGAGCCCTGGGCGCAAAAACGCCTCGGATTCACCGCGGTGTGGGAGCTGACCACCGGCAAAGGCGTCACCGTCGCCGTGGTCGACAGCGGGGTGGACGCCTCGCACCCCCAGCTGAAGGGCCGGGTCCGCACGATCGACGTCACCGGCACCGGCACCCGTGACTGCCTGGGCCACGGCACCCAGGCGGCCGGCATCATCGCCGCCCGCGACATGCGCCGCCGGCAGGTGCCGTTCCTCGGCGTCGCCCCCGGCGTCCGGCTGCTGTCGATCAAGGCCGCGGTGCAGCAGAGCGGCAACGACCCCGGCTGGACCGCCAAGGCCATCCGCGAGGCCGCCGACCGCGGCGCCAAGGTCATCAACGTCTCCTCGCAAAGCCCCGACTATCCCAGCCTGCGGGAGGCGGTGAAGTACGCCCAGCGCAAGGACGCCGTGATCGTGGCGGCGGCCGGCAACATCCAAGACGAGCAGCGCGGCACCCAGACCCCGGCCTACCCGGCCGCCTATCCCGGGGTGGTCGCGGTCGGCGCCGTCGGCGAGAGCGCCACTCTCAGCTCCTTCTCCAACACCGAAACCCCCGTCACCGTCGTCGCACCGGGGGAGAAGATCGTCTCCACCTGGCCGGGCGGCGGTTACAACATCGATCAGGGCACCAGTTTCGCCACGCCCTTTGTGTCCGGGGTCGCCGCGCTGGTCCGCTCCTACCACCCCAAGCTCAGCTACAAGCAGGTCAAACGCCGTCTGGAGGTGACCGCCGACGGCGGCAGCGCCAACGGCACCGGCGGCGGCATGGTCAACCCCTTGCAGGCCGTGACCGCCGTCCTGGACGGCGAGGAGGAGGGCGAGGAGGCACCCTCCCCCCAGGCCCTGCCGGTCTACATTCCCCGCCCCGAACCGGAGGACCGCTTCGGCCGCACCCTGGCCCTGTCCCTGACCGGAGGCGCCCTGGCCCTGGCCGCCTCAGCCGTCGCGGCCGGCATCATCATCCCCGCCGGCCGTCGCCGCAACTGGCGCCCCTCCCGCCGTCAGCCCTCCACAGAAGGCCCCACCGGCTGA